A window of Plectropomus leopardus isolate mb unplaced genomic scaffold, YSFRI_Pleo_2.0 unplaced_scaffold11906, whole genome shotgun sequence contains these coding sequences:
- the LOC121963621 gene encoding lecithin retinol acyltransferase-like has protein sequence MFLYKLLSFFFVASKKEDDSKHDLSLYKRGDLLEVPRTLFTHFGIYLGDNRVAHLIPDFLPVISKNKSAIAKMVTNNRLLLGVITKVASIRVDSVADFAYGSEILINHMDKVCSQPPLDGDEVARRAEKLLGSVTYSLLWYNCEHYVMYCRYGMAISYQTYQVESLAC, from the coding sequence AACTCCTCAGCtttttctttgtagcttccaaaAAGGAGGACGACTCTAAACATGACTTGTCCCTTTACAAGCGTGGGGATTTATTAGAAGTCCCCAGGACGTTATTCACACATTTTGGCATCTACTTGGGGGACAATCGCGTGGCTCATCTCATCCCGGACTTCCTTCCAGTAATTTCCAAGAATAAATCTGCCATTGCCAAGATGGTAACAAATAATCGTCTTCTGCTGGGGGTTATCACTAAGGTTGCCAGCATCAGAGTGGACTCTGTGGCGGACTTTGCTTACGGCTCAGAGATTCTGATTAACCACATGGACAAGGTGTGCAGCCAGCCTCCTCTGGACGGGGACGAGGTGGCCAGAAGAGCTGAGAAACTCCTGGGCTCTGTCACCTACAGCTTACTGTGGTACAACTGTGAACACTATGTCATGTACTGCAGATATGGCATGGCCATCAGCTACCAGACATACCAGGTAGAGTCTCTGGCCTGCT